The genomic DNA TTCAGGCCTGAGAGGCTTCAGCAGATAGCAGAGGCAAGGGGCTTAAATCCAGATGATGTTCTGAAGAGAATAATCTTCTGCAAAGTTTACAATAGTAGCCATCTTGAGCTTGTAGTCAAGAATCTTGGAAAATATATCGATAAACATGATGCTAAACTTGTCTTGATTGATAGCATCATCGCCCTTCATAGAGCAGAATTTATGGGTAGAGGGACTCTTGCTGAAAGGCAGCAAAGGCTCAACGCTCTTATTCACAGACTCCTGAGATTGGCAGAAATCTATAATATAGCTGTAGTTGTGACGAATCAGGTTCAAGCCCAACCTGATACATTCTTTGGAGATCCCACAAAGCCTGCTGGAGGACATGTAATTGCGCATGCTTGCACATACCGCCTATATCTAAAGAAGGCTGGGTCTGACAGGAAAGCGATAATGGTTGATAGCCCGTATCACCCATATTCAGAAGTAAGGTTCACTATCAATGAGATGGGTATAGCAGACCCAGATACCAAGAAGTCTAAGTATTAAAGATGAAAATGGGGGTTGGGTAAC from Candidatus Methylarchaceae archaeon HK02M2 includes the following:
- the radA gene encoding DNA repair and recombination protein RadA, with product RLSESVLDLSLQDLPKIGAETEKKLVNAGIESVLDLATALPNELVEIVGITRDRASALIFTAQKKLRESGLLEKEFIPASEVLDRRQKLMRCTIGSKNFDDLLNGGIETQAITELWGEYGSGKSQICHTLCVTSQLPVDQGGFDRGSIFVDTESTFRPERLQQIAEARGLNPDDVLKRIIFCKVYNSSHLELVVKNLGKYIDKHDAKLVLIDSIIALHRAEFMGRGTLAERQQRLNALIHRLLRLAEIYNIAVVVTNQVQAQPDTFFGDPTKPAGGHVIAHACTYRLYLKKAGSDRKAIMVDSPYHPYSEVRFTINEMGIADPDTKKSKY